Proteins co-encoded in one Arachis hypogaea cultivar Tifrunner chromosome 13, arahy.Tifrunner.gnm2.J5K5, whole genome shotgun sequence genomic window:
- the LOC112732304 gene encoding probable 26S proteasome regulatory subunit p27, with protein sequence MVATNVKAETMSLMDKRTAVEAEMNSIIARLTQPGAPGLSGNLVDSEGFPRTDIDIPVVRSERRRLAELRNDHNEITEKINQNIQILHAARVGNKSTSFKSSDNGDGSDIQISSTVDAVASTPSQNILLRHSPDSMDVNVLVSRPFAMVDEIADASPAAEDGLQLGDQILKFGSVEAGDNLLQRLSSEAQSNVDRTVPVIIIRQGTVINLTVTPRTWQGRGLMGCHFRIL encoded by the exons ATGGTAGCGACGAACGTGAAGGCAGAAACAATGTCTCTGATGGACAAGCGCACTGCCGTCGAGGCCGAGATGAACTCGATCATCGCCCGCCTCACTCAGCCCGGCGCTCCTGGTCTCTCCGGCAATCTCGTTGATTCCGag ggttttccccGTACGGATATTGACATTCCAGTTGTTCGATCTGAACGACGTCGTCTTGCAG AGCTGCGTAATGACCACAATGAGATAACTGAGAagataaatcaaaatatacaaattTTGCATGCAGCAAGGGTTGGAAATAAATCAACATCCTTCAAGAGTTCAG ATAATGGTGATGGATCAGATATTCAAATCTCAtcaactgtagatgctgttgctTCAACACCGTCACAAAACATTCTTCTGAGACATTCCCCTGATTCCATGGATGTGAATGTGTTAGTCAGTAGACCCTTTGCAATGGTTGATGAAATTGCAGATGCATCACCGGCAGCTGAAGATGGCTTACAACTTGGAGACCAAATTTTGAAGTTCGGAAGTGTGGAAGCAGGTGATAATTTGCTCCAAAGACTTTCTTCTGAGGCTCAGTCAAATGTAGACCGCACAGTACCTGTTATTATAATAAGGCAAGGCACAGTGATCAATCTTACTGTCACACCAAGAACATGGCAAGGCAGAGGTCTTATGGG ATGCCATTTTCGGATCTTGTAG